In the genome of Streptomyces aquilus, the window CGTGCACCGTGCCGGAGGCCTCCCCGTCGGGGTCCGCCGCCTCGATCCGCTGGGCCTGTGCCAGCAGTCGCTGCGGCTCCGCGACCGCGTAGTCGCGGCGGATCAGCACGCTCAGCGCGTTCGGTTCCTCGGGACCCGCGTACGGCGGCAGTTCCTCCGCGCCGGGGATCTCGAAGGGCGTGACCTCGTCGTAACGGTCGTAGAGCAGCTCGTCGTACGCCTCGGCGGCCGCGGCGAGTTCGTTGAACGCCTCGTAGACGGCCTCGTCGTCCTCCCCCGACCGGCGTTCGACCGCCGCCAGGTGGCGGTCGAGCGCGGTCTTGACCGCCTCGGCGGCGGCACGTACCTCGGCAGCGGTGGGCTGCACAGCATCAGACATAGTGCAGACGCTATCCGTACCGGGCCCCAGCCCGCACAATAGATGCGATGCCGGAATACGAATTTGTCGACGTGTACGTACCGCGCGGGGTCTCCCGCAAGGACACCACACGTCTGCTGACGGACCATGCCGAGTACGGACACTGGGAGTTGGACCGCCTGAGCCTGCTGCGTGACGGAAGCCGCAAGGTGCGGCTGCGCCGCAGGATCATCCGCCAGGTGCGGGCCACATGGTGAGGTGAGGCCGGGAGAACGGAGCGGGCCCCGCAGCCGCGGGGCCCGCTCCGTTTCGTGCCTGTTCCGCTACGCCGCGGCACGGGCCTTGCGGTAGAGCACCGCACCCGCCAGCAGCGTGCCGGCCCCGACCGGGAGGGTCAGGCCCAGCGGCAGGTCGCTGCCCGTGTGGGCGAGCTGGGCGTCACCGCGGGGCTGGGTGACAGCCTGGACTCCCGGGTGGTTGCCCCCTCCCGGCGTCTCGCCACCCGAGGAGGGCGGAGTGCCCGGGGTGCCCGGAGTACCGGGCTGACCCGGCTCGACCGGGTTGCCGGGGTTGCCCGGAGTACCGGGGTTACCAGGGGTGCCGGGGTTGCCGGGAGTACCGGGGTTGCCCGGAGTACCAGGATTCCCGGGCGTACCCGGGTTCCCAGGCGTACCGGGGTTCCCCGGGTTGCCCGGCTGGCCCGGGCCGCCGGGGTGACCGCCGCCCGAGCCGGTGCCGCCGTTGGCGCAGTCGTTGCCCGTCGTGGAGTTGCCGACGCCGATGACGTCGACGCTGTTGCCGCAGACGTTGACCGGGACGTCGACCGGCGCCTGGACATGGTTGCCGGAGCCGACACCCGGCGAGTCCGAGGCGTGCCCACCGGACGACGAACCGCCCCCGGAACCCCCGTGTCCGCCGTACCCCCCGGAGCCGGACGATCCGCCCTGGTTGGCGCACTTGTTGCCGGCCGCCGGGTTGAGCACCCCGACGACGTTGACCGTGTTGCCGCACACGTTCACCGGCGCGTGCACCGGCGCCTGCACCGTGTTGCCGGACAGCACGCCCGGTGAGTTCGACGCGGAACCGCCCGCCCCCGAGTCGGCGTGCGCGGCGCCGCCCGCCGCTGCGATCACGCCGGTCGCGGCCGCCACCGTCATCAGGCCTTTGCGGGTTGCCTGTCGCATTCCTGAATTCCCCCTGCCTTGTCGATTCCGTCCTGCGATCCTCGTGAAAAGACCGGTCGGCCCCGGAGCGCATGGCGCGCGCTCCGAGGCCGACGGGCTCAGCCCCTCATGGGGCGAGGCACAACGTCACTTGTTGATGCAGGTGTTGCCGAAGGCGGGGTTCAGCACGCCGATCACGGAGACCGTGTTGCCGCAGACGTTCACGGGGATGTGAACCGGCACCTGGACGACGTTGCCGGACAGGACGCCCGGGGAGTGCACCGCGGCACCCTGAGCACCCGAGTCGGCAGCAGCGAGGCCCGCGCCCGCGAGAACCAGGCCACCAGTGGCAGCCGCGGCGGCGACGACCTTCTTGATCATTATTCCTCCTTGTTGGCAATGCGATCCCAAGTAGCGGATCGCATCACCTGTAACGAGGAGGGAGTAATGGAGCTACGAGCTTATGAGCGCATTCACCCTTCTCAGCCACGGTCGTACGTGCGCCCGATAAGCGACGTCAACTTCAGGAGGCGTCGATGAAACGGTCCAGCACGCGCACCCCGAACTTCAGCCCCTCCACCGGCACCCGCTCGTCGACACCGTGGAACATGCCGGCGAAGTCCAGCTCCGGCGGCAGCTGGAGCGGCGCGAAGCCGAAGCAGCGGATGCCGAGGTCGTCGAAGGACTTGGCGTCGGTGCCGCCGGAGAGCATGTAGGGCACGGCGCGGGCGATCGGGTCCTCGGCGCTCAGGGCGCTCTGCATGGCGTCGACGAGGCGGCCGTCGAAGTCGGTCTCCAGCGCCTTGTCGCCGTGCACGTCCTCGCGGCGCACGCGCGGGCCGAGGATGCGGTCGAGGTCGGCGAGGAACTCCTCCTCGTAGCCGGGCAGGAAGCGGCCGTCGACGTGGGCGGTGGCCTGGCCGGGGATGACGTTGACCTTGTAGCCGGCGCCGAGCATGGTGGGCGCCGCCGAGTTCCGGAGCGTCGCGCCGACCATCTTGGCGATGCCGCCGAGCTTGGCGAGGGTCTCGTCCATGTTCTCGGGGTCGAGCTCGGTGCCGAGGGCGTCGGAGAGCTCGTCGAGGAAGGACCGCACGGTCTTGGTGACCCGCACCGGCCACTTGTGCCGGCCGAGCCGGCCGACGGCCTCGCACAGCTCGGTGATGGCGTTGTCGTCGTTGGTCATCGAGCCGTGGCCCGCGGTGCCGTCCACGGTGAGCCGCATCCAGTGCATGCCCTTCTGGGCGGTCTCGACCAGGTAGAGCCGCAGGTTCTCGTTGACGGTGAAGGAGAACCCGCCGACCTCGCCGATCGCCTCGGTGACGCCCTCGAAGAGGTCGGGGTGCTTGTCGACGAGGTACCGGGCGCCGTACGTGCCGCCGGCCTCCTCGTCGGCGAGGAAGGCGAGGACGATGTCGCGCGGGGGCTTGCGGCCGCTGCGCAGCCGGTCGCGGACGACCGCGAGGGTCATCGCGTCCATGTCCTTCATGTCGACCGCGCCACGACCCCACACGCACCCGTCGGCGACCTCGCCGGAGAAGGGGTGGTGGGTCCAGTCCGCCGCGTTGGCCGGTACGACGTCGGTGTGGCCGTGGATGAGGAGGGCCGGCTTGGAGGGGTCCTCGCCCTCGATGCGGGCGACCGTGGAGGCGCGCCCCTGGTGGGATTCGAAGATCTGCGGGTCGAGGCCCACCTCGGCGAGCTTCTCGGCGACGTACTCGGCGGCCTTGCGCTCACCCGGCCCCGAGTGGTCGCCGTAGTTGCTGGTGTCGATCTGGATCAGCTCGCGGCAGAGGTCCACGACCTCGTCCTCGCCGGTGACGTGCCTGGTCGTGTCCGTCCCGCTCACGCTGCTTCCTCCCGCTGTACCTGCTGGTGGTTCCCCTCATCCTCTCTCTCCGAAGGGCTGCGCCCAAGACCGGACCCGGTCCGTCACACGCCGTTCACGCCGGAGCGAGGGGGTGATCGGGGCACCTCGAAAGCCTGGTAATGTTTCCTCTGTCGGCGCGAGGGAAACCCCGCACGACAGACACCTTGTCCGGGTGGCGGAATGGCAGACGCGCTAGCTTGAGGTGCTAGTGCCCTTTATCGGGCGTGGGGGTTCAAGTCCCCCCTCGGACACCAGCTGAAACCCCTGTTGATCAGGGGTTTTTTGCTTTTCCGAGCGCTGGGCTCCAGGGCGCACGCCCCCTGGACAATCCCCCCAACTCCGCCTGTTCTCCCAGCTCTTGGGCGATGTGCGGCCGATGTGGGGCATGTCTCGTCCGCTGCCAGAAGTCGCAGGTCAGGCGGTGTGCGGCGCGTTCGGTCAGCCACCCGGACGGGCCTCTCCGGTGGCCGTCCCAGGGGCCTGGACCTAGCGTCGTACTAAAATTTCCGGCTTGTTACGGAGCTGGACCCGGACAACCCCAGGCAGACCTGCGGGCCCGCCAGCGCCCCGGAGGCTTCCGGGATCGAGACGCGAGGACCGATGGCAGCCATTCACGAGAGCAGTGCTCTCGGCCTGCTCGACGAGGAGATCCGCGAGCGGTTCGGGGACACGGCCCGTTTCTCCGGGGGCCCCGCGGCCTCTCCGCGCACGCTCGTCGACATCTTCGACGCGTGCGTGCGCTCCTACCCCGACGAGCCCGCCCTGGACGACGGCACGACGTGCCTGACCTACCGCGCGCTGGCCGTCGAGGTGGAGCGGCTGCGGCGGCGGCTCGCGGAGGCCGGGGTGGGGCTCGGGGACCGGGTGGGGGTCCGGGTTCCGTCCGGGACCAATGATCTCTACGTCGCGATTCTCGCCGTACTCGCCGCCGGTGCCGCCTATGTGCCGGTGGACGCCGAGGACCCGGACGAGCGGGCCGAGTTGGTGTTCGGGGAGGCGGAGGTACGGGCCGTCGTCGGGGCCGGGCACGAGCTGACCGCCACCGGGCGCGGTGCGACGCCCGCCGCGCGGCCCGGGGTCGAGCACGACGCGTGGATCATCTTCACCTCCGGGTCGACCGGGAAGCCCAAGGGTGTCGCCGTCAGTCACCGCAGCGCCGCCGCGTTCGTGGACGCCGAGGCCGCGCTGTTCCTGACCGACGAGCCCATCGGTCCGGGTGACAGGGTCATGGCGGGCCTGTCGGTCGCCTTCGACGCGTCCTGCGAGGAGATGTGGCTGGCCTGGCGGTACGGGGCCTGTCTGGTGCCGGTGCCGCGGTCGCAGGTCAGGAGTGGGGCCGATCTCGGGCCGTGGCTGGTGGAGCAGGAGATCACCGTCGTGTCGACGGTGCCGACGCTCGCCGCGCTCTGGGAGCCGGAGACCCTCAACGACGTACGGCTGCTGATCTTCGGCGGTGAGGCCTGCCCGCCCGAGCTGGCGCAGCGGCTGGTCACCGAGGGGCGCGAGGTGTGGAACACCTACGGGCCGACCGAGGCGACCGTCGTGGCCTGTGCGGCGCTGATGACCGGCGAGGAGCCGATCCGGATCGGACTGCCGTTGCGGGGCTGGGAGTTGGCCGTCGTCGACGAGGCCGGGGAGCCCGTGCCCATGGGCGCCAGTGGGCAGTTGGTGATCGGCGGCGTCGGGCTCGCGCGGTATCTGGACGCCGAGAAGGACGCGGAGAAGTACGCGCCGCTCCCGTCGCTGGGCTGGGAACGGGCGTACCGCAGCGGCGATCTGGTGCAGGCGGAGCCCGAGGGGCTGGTGTTCCTCGGGCGGGCCGACGAGCAGATCAAGCTCGGCGGGCGGCGGATCGAGCTGGGTGAGGTCGACGCCGCGTTGCAGGCGCTGCCGGGTGTCGCCGGCGCCGCGGCGGCCGTACGGACCGCGCGCAGCGGCAATCAGCTGCTCGTCGGGTACGTCGTCACGCAGGACGGCTGGGACCAGGCGACGGCCGTGGAGAAGCTGCGCGCCGAACTGCCCGCCGCGCTGGTGCCGTTGCTCGCGCCGGTCGGCGAGCTCCCGACGCGGACGAGCGGCAAGGTGGACCGCAACGCCCTGCCCTGGCCGCTGGAGAACCTCGAAACGTCCGGCCCGGCCGAGCAGTTGTACGGCACCGAGGCCTGGCTCGCCGAGCAGTGGGCGGAGGTCCTCGGCATCCCGGTGACCAGCGCCTCCGACGACTTCTTCGCGATCGGCGGCGGCAGCCTCGCCGCCGCGCAGCTGACCACGCGGCTGCGCACCCGCTACCCGAGCGCGGCCGTCCTGGACATCTACCAGCAGCCGGTGCTGCGGAAGTTGGCCCGCCGACTGGAGAAGTCGGCGCAGGACGACGGCGGCACCCGGTTGGTCGCGCCGGTGCCAGTGCGCGCGAAGGTGCTGCAACTCCTGCTGCTGGTCCCGCTGTTCACGCTGCTGGGGCTGCGCTGGACGGTCGTGCTTGCCGCGCTGGGGAACGTGCTGCCGTACGCCTGGCTGCCGACCGCCCCGTGGTGGCTGGTCGCGGCGGGGGCGCTGGTGCTGTTCAGTCCGCCGGGGCGGCTCGCGATCGCGGCGGGCGGGGCGCGGCTGCTGCTGCGGGGTGTGCGGCCGGGACGGTACGCGCGCGGCGGGAGTGTGCACCTGCGGCTGTGGGCGGCGGAGCGGCTGGCCGAGTTCAGCGGCGCGACCGGGCTGACCGGCGCCTGGCTGGAGCGGTACGCGCGGGCGCTGGGCGCCAAGGTCGGCCCGGACGTCGACCTGCACTCGCTGCCGCCGGTGACCGGCATGCTCAAGCTGGGCCGGGGCGCGGCCGTCGAGTCCGAGGTGGACCTCTCCGGCTGGTGGCTGGACGGCGACCGGCTGGAGATCGGCCAGGTCAAGGTGGGCGCGCACGCGGTCGTCGGGACGCGCAGCATGCTCTTCCCGGGCGCGCGGGTCGGCAAGCGGGCCGAGGTGGCGCCGGGTTCGGCGGTCACCGGGCAGATCCCCACCGGTCAGCGCTGGGCGGGCGCGCCCGCGGTCAAGCTGGGCAAGGCCAAGCGCAACTGGCCGAAGGAGCGGCCGCGCCGGGGCACGTCCTGGCGGGTGATGTACGGCGTGACCGGCTTCGGGCTGAGCGCACTGCCGGTGCTGGCGGGGGCGGCCGCGTTCGGGGTGGGCCGGGTGTTCTTCACGCCGGACGCGCCGCTGACGGGGGCCCTGGTGGCCCTCGTACCGGCCACGCTGGCCTTCGGGGCGGCGTACGCGCTGCTGATCCTCGTCGGGGTGCGGCTGCTGAGTCTGGGGCTGCGGGAGGGGACGCATCCGACGCACAGCCGGGTCGGGTGGCAGGCCTGGACGGTGACGCAGCTGATGGACCGCTCGCGGGAGACGCTGTTCCCGCTGTACGCCGGGCTGGTCACGCCGGTGTGGCTGCGGCTGCTCGGGATGCGGATCGGGCGCGGGGCCGAGGTGTCGACCGTGCTCGCGCTGCCGAGCCTGACGACGGTCGGCGAGGGGGCGTTCCTGGCCGACGACACGCTGACCGCGCCGTACGAGCTGGGGGGCGGCTGGCTGCGGATCGGGCGGGCCGAGATCGGGCGGCGGGCCTTCCTCGGGAACTCGGGGATGACCGCGCCGGGGCGGTCCGTGCCGGACGGCGGGCTGGTCGGGGTGCTGTCGGCGACGCCGAAGAAGGCGAAGAAGGGCAGCTCGTATCTGGGGCTGCCGCCGGTGAAGCTGCCGCGCAGCGCGGCCGACGGCGACCAGAGCCGGACGTTCGACCCGCCGGCGCGGCTGCTGTGGGCGCGCGGTCTGGTGGAGCTGTGCCGGATCGTGCCGGTGTTCTGCTCGGCGGCGATCGGGGTGCTGACGGTGGCGGCGCTGTGCGCGCTGGGTGCGTGGGCGCCGGTGCTGTCCGGTCTGATGCTCCTCGCGGCCGGTGTCGCGGCCGCGCTGATGTCGATCGTCGCGAAGTGGCTGCTCGTGGGGCGGCATCGCAGCGGGGAGCATCCGCTGTGGAGTTCCTTCGTGTGGCGCAACGAGCTCGCGGACACGTTCGTCGAGGTCGTGGCGGTGCCGTGGCTGGCGGGTTCGGTGCCGGGTACGCCGCTGATGACGGCGTGGCTGCGGGGGCTCGGGGCGCGGGTCGGCAAGGGTGTCTGGGTGGAGAGCTACTGGCTGCCGGAGACGGACCTGGTGACACTGGAGGACGCGGCGACGGTGAACCGGGGCTGTGTGCTCCAGACGCA includes:
- a CDS encoding DUF5703 family protein, which encodes MPEYEFVDVYVPRGVSRKDTTRLLTDHAEYGHWELDRLSLLRDGSRKVRLRRRIIRQVRATW
- a CDS encoding chaplin family protein, with the translated sequence MRQATRKGLMTVAAATGVIAAAGGAAHADSGAGGSASNSPGVLSGNTVQAPVHAPVNVCGNTVNVVGVLNPAAGNKCANQGGSSGSGGYGGHGGSGGGSSSGGHASDSPGVGSGNHVQAPVDVPVNVCGNSVDVIGVGNSTTGNDCANGGTGSGGGHPGGPGQPGNPGNPGTPGNPGTPGNPGTPGNPGTPGNPGTPGNPGTPGNPGNPVEPGQPGTPGTPGTPPSSGGETPGGGNHPGVQAVTQPRGDAQLAHTGSDLPLGLTLPVGAGTLLAGAVLYRKARAAA
- the chpH gene encoding chaplin ChpH, which codes for MIKKVVAAAAATGGLVLAGAGLAAADSGAQGAAVHSPGVLSGNVVQVPVHIPVNVCGNTVSVIGVLNPAFGNTCINK
- a CDS encoding M20/M25/M40 family metallo-hydrolase codes for the protein MSGTDTTRHVTGEDEVVDLCRELIQIDTSNYGDHSGPGERKAAEYVAEKLAEVGLDPQIFESHQGRASTVARIEGEDPSKPALLIHGHTDVVPANAADWTHHPFSGEVADGCVWGRGAVDMKDMDAMTLAVVRDRLRSGRKPPRDIVLAFLADEEAGGTYGARYLVDKHPDLFEGVTEAIGEVGGFSFTVNENLRLYLVETAQKGMHWMRLTVDGTAGHGSMTNDDNAITELCEAVGRLGRHKWPVRVTKTVRSFLDELSDALGTELDPENMDETLAKLGGIAKMVGATLRNSAAPTMLGAGYKVNVIPGQATAHVDGRFLPGYEEEFLADLDRILGPRVRREDVHGDKALETDFDGRLVDAMQSALSAEDPIARAVPYMLSGGTDAKSFDDLGIRCFGFAPLQLPPELDFAGMFHGVDERVPVEGLKFGVRVLDRFIDAS
- a CDS encoding Pls/PosA family non-ribosomal peptide synthetase, with translation MAAIHESSALGLLDEEIRERFGDTARFSGGPAASPRTLVDIFDACVRSYPDEPALDDGTTCLTYRALAVEVERLRRRLAEAGVGLGDRVGVRVPSGTNDLYVAILAVLAAGAAYVPVDAEDPDERAELVFGEAEVRAVVGAGHELTATGRGATPAARPGVEHDAWIIFTSGSTGKPKGVAVSHRSAAAFVDAEAALFLTDEPIGPGDRVMAGLSVAFDASCEEMWLAWRYGACLVPVPRSQVRSGADLGPWLVEQEITVVSTVPTLAALWEPETLNDVRLLIFGGEACPPELAQRLVTEGREVWNTYGPTEATVVACAALMTGEEPIRIGLPLRGWELAVVDEAGEPVPMGASGQLVIGGVGLARYLDAEKDAEKYAPLPSLGWERAYRSGDLVQAEPEGLVFLGRADEQIKLGGRRIELGEVDAALQALPGVAGAAAAVRTARSGNQLLVGYVVTQDGWDQATAVEKLRAELPAALVPLLAPVGELPTRTSGKVDRNALPWPLENLETSGPAEQLYGTEAWLAEQWAEVLGIPVTSASDDFFAIGGGSLAAAQLTTRLRTRYPSAAVLDIYQQPVLRKLARRLEKSAQDDGGTRLVAPVPVRAKVLQLLLLVPLFTLLGLRWTVVLAALGNVLPYAWLPTAPWWLVAAGALVLFSPPGRLAIAAGGARLLLRGVRPGRYARGGSVHLRLWAAERLAEFSGATGLTGAWLERYARALGAKVGPDVDLHSLPPVTGMLKLGRGAAVESEVDLSGWWLDGDRLEIGQVKVGAHAVVGTRSMLFPGARVGKRAEVAPGSAVTGQIPTGQRWAGAPAVKLGKAKRNWPKERPRRGTSWRVMYGVTGFGLSALPVLAGAAAFGVGRVFFTPDAPLTGALVALVPATLAFGAAYALLILVGVRLLSLGLREGTHPTHSRVGWQAWTVTQLMDRSRETLFPLYAGLVTPVWLRLLGMRIGRGAEVSTVLALPSLTTVGEGAFLADDTLTAPYELGGGWLRIGRAEIGRRAFLGNSGMTAPGRSVPDGGLVGVLSATPKKAKKGSSYLGLPPVKLPRSAADGDQSRTFDPPARLLWARGLVELCRIVPVFCSAAIGVLTVAALCALGAWAPVLSGLMLLAAGVAAALMSIVAKWLLVGRHRSGEHPLWSSFVWRNELADTFVEVVAVPWLAGSVPGTPLMTAWLRGLGARVGKGVWVESYWLPETDLVTLEDAATVNRGCVLQTHLFHDRILRTDTVVLREGATLGPGGIVLPGSTIGARTTLGPASLVMAAESVPDDTRWLGNPIEAWRP